GGCCGCCCGCGGCGCCGACTTCTCGAGCGTCTTCGAGAGCCCGTCCACGGCGTCGAGGCGAGCGGCGAGATCGCGCGCAAGCTCCGCGCCTTCGCGCTCGCGCATCGCGACGAGCTCGGCGAGCGCGGCGTCGAGCGCCGGGGAGAAGTCCCGCCAGATGTCGTCCGCGGACGGCGTCTCCTCGATCTGCTCGATGATCTGGGGCTGCGAGGCAACGAGGCCGACGGTGACCTCGCCGGGGAGGGAGAGCTCGGACTGGAGCTTCCTGAGCGACTCGACGAGCCCCCGAGCCGCCGTCAGGTTCACGGCCGTGCACGCCGCGGCCTCCGCGTCGTGCCACTCGGCGTACACGCTGACGCGGCCGCGCGCCATCGCGCGCTCGATGGCCTTCTTGATCCTGTCCTCGATCTGCAGGAGGAGGCGGGGTGACTTGATCTGGATGTCGAGGAACCGCTGATTGACCGAGCGCACCTCAACGCGGATGCGCCGGCTCCCGACGGTCCGCTCGGAGCTTCCGTAGCCGGTCATGCTCCTGAGCACGGGCGACCTCCTTCCGTCTGCCGGGCAATGCGGCGACTATAGCGCGGCCAGCCGCCGGAGTCAACGATGCGGCCGCGTTTCCTCCGATTCTCTGGGGAATTCGTGGCCGCATTGACGGCCGCGTGACCGCGGGGCTATACTGCGCGAGGCCCGGCTGCCGAGGGTCGCGCAGGTCGGGGTCGGAGGGTCCATGGACGCAACAGCGCTCGCGCTCCTCATCGAGGAGATCGCCCCGACGGTCGCCGGGGCGCGCGTCGGCGACGCGTGGACCGACGAGAGCACGGGCGCGCTCGTCCTCGCGCTCGCCGGGACGGGGCGCCGCGCGCTCACGATCTCGGCCGACCCGCCGGGCGTCATCTTCGTCTCCCCCGCCTCGCCCGGCCGCCGCAGCAGCGAGGGCGCGCTCGAGCGGGAGCTGCGCGGGGCGACGATCGTGGAACTCGCGCCCGGGCCGCGTCCATCGTCCGCCCGCGTCGTCTTCTCACGAACGGACGACATCGGCGAGACGGCGACACGCGCGCTCGCCGTCGAACTCGGCAGGCGCCCCGGGCTCTCGCTCGTGGGAGCGGGGGCCGGCGCGGGGGCGGCGCAGGCCGGCGCCGCGACCGCGGGCGAGCCGCCGTCCTCGCACGCCACGCCCGACGCGGCCGGCCCCCCCACCGTCCACTGGCGACGCGACCCTCAGGGCCGCCTCCACGTGAAGCTCTCGGTCGGCCGGCCGACCGCGCCGTGCGACGGCTCGCGCGAGTTCCCTTCGTTCAACGACGCCGCCGCCCACGTCTACGCGGAGTTCGCGCGCCCCATCGCGCTCGAGCGAAGGCGCCGACGGCTCGCCAAGCGCGTCCGCATCGAGCTCGACCGGAAGCTCCGCGCCGTCGAGAAGGTGCAGGCGGAGATCGCGGAGAGCGCGCGGGCGGGCGAGTACCGGCGGCACGGCCAGCTCCTGCTCGCGCGGAAGGACGCGGTGAGGAAGGGCGATCCGGTCGCCCGCGTGCTCGACTACGACAACGCGACCGTCGTGGAGATCCCGCTCAACCCGGCCCTCTCCCCCGCGCAGAACGCCGAGGTCCTGTTCCGCCGCGCGAAGCGCGCCGAGCGCAGGGCCGCCAAGGCGCCCGCGCGTCTGTCGCAGCTCGCGCCGGAGGCCGAGCGCGCCGGCGCGCTCCTCGCCGAGGTCGAGCGCGCGGATGAGGCCGCGCTCGCGTCGATCGAAGCGCGCCTGGCCCCGCCGCCGCGCGAGGCCGCCCCACGCACCGCCGACGGAGAGCGCGCGCGCTTTCGGACCTACACGGTGACCGGCGGGTGGCAGGTGCTCGTCGGGAAGTCGAACCGCGACAACGACGCGCTCACGCACAAGGTCGCGCGCCCCGGCGACCTCTGGTTCCACGCAAGGCAGGCCGCCGGTTCGCACGTCGTGCTCAGAAAGGCGGGAACGGGGAGGGAGCCCGACCGCGCGGCCATCCTCGAGGCCGCGGCGATCGCCGCATACCATAGCAAGGCGGGCAGGTCGGGGCGCGTGGCGGTCTGCTACACCGAAGCGCGGCACGTGCGGAAGCCGCGGGGCGCCGCGCCGGGCCTCGCCGTCGTCTCGCGCGAGAAGGTCGTGATGGTCCGGCCGAGGCTGCCCGAGGAGTAGCCCCCCGCCCCTCAGTCCTCGCCGGCGACCGCCCTGCCCCTCGCCCGCTTCGTCTCCGACCGGGCGCGCTTCGCCCGGATGCGCCGCTCTCGTGACGCCCCGGTCGGCTTCGTGGGCCTCCGCCGCTTCGGCCGCACCGCGGCCCGCGCGACGAGCTCGACCAGGCGCTCGACCGCGTCGCGCCGGTTCCCCTCCTGCGTGCGGTGCCGGCGCGCGTCGATCACGACGACACCGGCGCGCGTGGCGCGCCGCCCCGCGAGCCGCAGAAGCCGCGCGCGCACGTCGTCGGGCAGCGACGGCGAGCGCGCCGCGTCGAACCGGAGCTCGACGGCCGTCGCCACCTTGTTGACGTTCTGGCCGCCCGGCCCGGACGAGCGCACGAACCTCAAGACGATCTCCCGCTCGTCCAGCGCGATGCCGTGTCCCACGCGGATCATGCCCACCTCTCTACGGACCGAGCATGGGCCAGACGACGTGCCAGAACACGTTGGCCCAGAAGTGGACGCCGGCCGCCGCGACGAGCCCGTCGCGCGCGTACCGTTCGCCAGCGGCGATCCCGATGACGCCGTTGATGGCGAAGAGCTCGATGAGCGCGACGGGCGGAATGCCGGAGAGGCTCGTCGTTCCGAGAAGCACCATGACGGTCGGGAGATGCGCGACGCCGAAGACGAGGGCCGCGACGACGTTGCCGATCCAGAGCCCCGTCGTTCGCGCGGGGCCCAGCTCGGACGTCGGGACGTGCCGGCTGCGCGCGATCCTGAGCCACGCGTAGGCGACGAGCCCCATGACCACCATGCGGAAGAGGATCTCCTCGCCGATGCCGGCCGTCGCCGACGCGACGAGGGAGAGCGGGAACTCCGGGTGCGGGAACCCCACCCAGATGCCTCGCCTGAGCGTGAAGAGGTGGTCGAGCAGCGCCGCCGCCGCTCCGACACCGAGGCCGATCCCGGCCGGCCAGAGGAGCCACGCGCGGACCCCGGCCTTGGGCCGGAACACGCCCGGGATCCCCACGCGAACGGAGAGCCAGATGCCGAGGAGCCCCATGAGCCCGTAGAACGCCAGCACGATGGCGGCGTTCCACGCGGCGGCCTGGACATGGGAAACGTCCGCGAGAGGGAGGGGAATCGTGGAACCGTCGGCCGTCCTCAGGAGCGACTCGCGAAGGGGCTCGAGCGCGTACGTGAGAAACGCCAGGAGCGCGAACACCGCGACCAGAGCCGCGAGGGCCACGCTCTGCTTCCGCGACGGC
This DNA window, taken from Candidatus Effluviviaceae Genus I sp., encodes the following:
- a CDS encoding YicC family protein encodes the protein MLRSMTGYGSSERTVGSRRIRVEVRSVNQRFLDIQIKSPRLLLQIEDRIKKAIERAMARGRVSVYAEWHDAEAAACTAVNLTAARGLVESLRKLQSELSLPGEVTVGLVASQPQIIEQIEETPSADDIWRDFSPALDAALAELVAMREREGAELARDLAARLDAVDGLSKTLEKSAPRAAALEKARLAERVKTLMGEGVAVDEARLAQEIAMAAERADYTEEVVRLKSHVSQVRRCLAAGEPVGKRLNFLVQEMHREVNTTGSKNSDSAVGAAVIALKEEVEKLREQVQNIE
- a CDS encoding DUF814 domain-containing protein, which codes for MDATALALLIEEIAPTVAGARVGDAWTDESTGALVLALAGTGRRALTISADPPGVIFVSPASPGRRSSEGALERELRGATIVELAPGPRPSSARVVFSRTDDIGETATRALAVELGRRPGLSLVGAGAGAGAAQAGAATAGEPPSSHATPDAAGPPTVHWRRDPQGRLHVKLSVGRPTAPCDGSREFPSFNDAAAHVYAEFARPIALERRRRRLAKRVRIELDRKLRAVEKVQAEIAESARAGEYRRHGQLLLARKDAVRKGDPVARVLDYDNATVVEIPLNPALSPAQNAEVLFRRAKRAERRAAKAPARLSQLAPEAERAGALLAEVERADEAALASIEARLAPPPREAAPRTADGERARFRTYTVTGGWQVLVGKSNRDNDALTHKVARPGDLWFHARQAAGSHVVLRKAGTGREPDRAAILEAAAIAAYHSKAGRSGRVAVCYTEARHVRKPRGAAPGLAVVSREKVVMVRPRLPEE
- the arfB gene encoding aminoacyl-tRNA hydrolase; translated protein: MIRVGHGIALDEREIVLRFVRSSGPGGQNVNKVATAVELRFDAARSPSLPDDVRARLLRLAGRRATRAGVVVIDARRHRTQEGNRRDAVERLVELVARAAVRPKRRRPTKPTGASRERRIRAKRARSETKRARGRAVAGED
- a CDS encoding CPBP family intramembrane metalloprotease, whose translation is MTPSRKQSVALAALVAVFALLAFLTYALEPLRESLLRTADGSTIPLPLADVSHVQAAAWNAAIVLAFYGLMGLLGIWLSVRVGIPGVFRPKAGVRAWLLWPAGIGLGVGAAAALLDHLFTLRRGIWVGFPHPEFPLSLVASATAGIGEEILFRMVVMGLVAYAWLRIARSRHVPTSELGPARTTGLWIGNVVAALVFGVAHLPTVMVLLGTTSLSGIPPVALIELFAINGVIGIAAGERYARDGLVAAAGVHFWANVFWHVVWPMLGP